gcttcctgcccagccccaggtggcTCCAGGCCCATGCAGTGGCCACCAAGCTCCTTGCCATCTACCTGATTGGCGCTGCCCATCTCCCCTCGGCCAAGCGGGcatggagcagcccagggagcgcTGATGCCGTGGGCCGATTCTAAAGGGTGCAGCCCCCCCCAGGGAACCTGCACCAGCACTTGGGAAGCATCAGCACAAGAGGGTCGTCGTGCTCACTGGAGGCGGGGGGCAGTGCAGCAGAGCACATGCCAGCCTACCCCGACCCTCTCTCCCCAGAACCGTGCCCAGCCAACCACACAGGAACGGCTGCCACGTAGGCCCAGCCTTGTGGAAAACCCTCCAGCCACAGCAGGGCAGCCGCAAAGGGAAAtgagccccctgcagccagccagaggggagggaaaggggcagcaccAGGGACTGGGTCTTGCACCAAACAGCCAGAGAGGGGCGGTCAGGGCCAGCCAGCGGAGGTGGGTGCAGTGGCAGGTATGGCCGGGGGAGGGAGCACTGTGGGGAGCAAGTAGAGGTGCGTGTGGCGCTTTGTCTGCAGTGCTCAGGGCGAGGGgcactgtgggaagcagcggGGTGGGTGCAGTGCCACatatggctgggggagggaaacactgcagggagcaggagaggggcaggtgcagtgccAGGCGGGCCCTGGGGAGAGCggcactgcgggaagcagcagagaggcaggtgcagTGCCAGGCgggccctggggagaggggcactgcgggaagcagcagaggGGTAGATGCAGGCCAGGCGGGCCCTGGGGAGAGCggcactgcgggaagcagcagaggggcaggtgcagtgccAGGCGGGCCCTGGGGAGAGTggcactgcgggaagcagcagaggGGTAGATGCAGGCCAGGCCGGCCCTGGGGAGAGCggcactgcgggaagcagcagaggggcaggtgcagtgccAGGCGGGCCCTGGGGAGTGGggcactgcgggaagcagcagaggGGTAGATGCAGGCCAGGCgggccctggggagaggggcactgcgggaagcagcagaggggcaggtgcagtgccAGGCGGGCCCTGGGGAGAGCGGCACTGCGGGAAGCAGGCAGAGGGATGTGGCACGTTGTCAGTATTGCCCTGGCAGAGCAGATGCAGAAGGCGCTATGACTGCCAGTGAACACCCACTGGCAGTGCCAGGCTACAAAGCTGGGTGGGCACTGGCTGGTTAGCTCTCTGCTCTGTGGGGGACACAGCACTGCCCCTTGCTCTCCCTCGCCCAGTGCTGTTGGCACGCCCTGCTGTCCTGTGCCTGGCATGAGGGCatcctgcctccctcctccccccactgcgcCAGCGGGCTGCCTTGCTTTAGGCTCAGTGCTGCATGCGTGCTCTGCCCTCCATCGGGCCCAGCTcccccatggcccagcccccgCCTCGCCACACAGACGCACCGCACCGGACACACAGTGTTACAAAACGATCATGCATTAGAAACTGAAATTCTGCTGGGAAGGCCCCTCCCTGGCGGCTGCAGGGCTTGGCCCCCCTCGGGCGCGGCTGGGCCCTGGCAGCCCGGCAGCTCCATCGCATTGTCTACAGAGAACGTTTCGCCTTGGCAAGCTCTAGCCGAAAATGCCGCCGAAGGTGGAGGCGATGACGATGCCCAGGACCACGCAGCAGATAATGATCATGATCTTCTTCTGCTCAGCCGCCCCACAGCACcgacaggggagagagggggagaggttACAGTCCGAGCCCCTTAgccgcccagcgccccctgcagggctgtGCCCGCCTGGAACCCCGGCTCAGCCAGATCCAGGCTCCTCCAGCACCTCTGTCTCACCAGCTGGactgaggcagggctcagaccccctCCGCCCACGCAGCCACCAGGCCAGAACCACTGCGAGTTCTCTCCTGCCTGGAGAGCATGTCAGTGCCAGGCCAACTGGGATCCCTGGGCCAGGGGCTCCCTCAGTGCGAAGCCGGGCGCACGGGGTGGCACAGACGGGCTCTGTTTGCACCTACATTGCTCTGGGCAaatgcctgcagggcagcgccaTGTTCACTTGGTAGCTCTCAGGAGGGCCTTGCTCGCCCCACGGCCTcaaagccagagggctgggggagagggggctgcaccCTGTGGCCCCCAGGCTTGGCCAGGCCTAGCCTCAGCCAGCCCATTCTGTCAGCGTGGGAGTCGGTCCCTGCTCATTAGGCTGCTGGGGACCTGGCCCGTCTGCGGCTGCTCATGCCTGAGGGCTCGGGGCCAGGCGTGGTCACAGAGAGCCCAGTGCCATGAGGCCTGGACCGAGCTGCCCCGCGAGGGACGGACCCATTGTCCCAGGGGCTAGAAACCGGGGTGTTCCTTGTGCTCATGCTTCCGGGCTGGAGGGTCCTTGGCAGTCACCAAAGCCCACCCGCCACACAGCACTAGGGAACCAGCCAGGCTCTGGAGCAGCAGCCTGTGGCCACCACCTGAGTGGGGACCCCGGCCTAGTCACCGGATGCTCTGATGCTGTGTGACAGATCCCAGCTGGTCTGGGGCGAAGCCCACAGCCCTGGTGGCAGTGGTACCGGAGGGCTGGGGTGTAACTGGGGCCTGCCTGTTCGGCTGCGAGTCCCGGCTCCCCGCCGGCATAGACCACTCGTGCCTCtccatcccggggggggggggggcacatgaccaCCCCACGTGTCTCCTCTGCCCGGTGACCCCCTCTCCATCCCAGGGTACTTGCAGGGGGCTCCCTGCACCTCTCCCGCACATTTGGCCGCCCTTCCTGGCAGCCAAGCGGGGAGCAGGACAGAGCCGCTTCTGCCTAAGAGAGCTGCCACGTCCGCCCCTCCACGCCTGGCCGGCTGCACCCTGTGAGCTGCCACGTCCCTCCCATCTCCCCGCCCAGCTGCCACGTCCGCCCCTCCATGCCTGGCCGGCTGCACCCTGTGAGCTGCCACGTTCCCCCCATCTCCCCGCCCAGCTGCCATGTCCGCCCCTCCACGCCTGGCCGGCTGCACCCTGTGAGCTGCCACGTTCCCCCCATCTCCCCGCCCAGCTGCCACATCCGCCCCTCCACGCCTGGCCGGCTGCACCCTGTGAGCTGCCACGTTCCCCCCATCTCCCCGCCCAGCTGCCACGTCCGCCCCTCCACACCTGGCCGGCTGCACCCTGTGAGCTGCCACATCCCCCCCATCTCCACGCCTGGCCAGCTGCACCCTGTGAGCTGCCACGTCCCCCCATCTCCACACCTGGCCGGCTGCACCCTGTGAGCTGCCACGTCCCCCCATCTCCACACCTGGCCGGCGGCACCCTGTGAGCTGCCACGTCCCCACCATCTCCACGCCTGGCCGGCTGCACCCTGTGAGCTGCCACGTTCCCCCATCTCCACACCTGGCCGGCCGCACCCTGTGAGCTGCCACGtcccccccatctccccgcccAGCTGCCACGTCCGCCCCTCCACACCTGGCCGGCTGCACCCTGTGAGCTGCCACGTCCCCCCCATCTCCACGCCTGGCCGGCTGCACCCTGTGAGCTGCCACGTTCCCCCATCTCCACACCTGGCTGGCTGCACCCTGTGAGCTGCCACGtcccccccatctccctgcccagctgccatGTCCGCCCCTCCACGCCTGGCCGGCTGTACCCTGTAAGCTGCCACGTCCCCCCATCTGCACACCTGGCCGGCTGCACCCTGTGAGCTGCCACGTCCCCCATCTCCACGCCTGGCCGGCTGCACCCTGTGAGCTGCCACGTCCCCCCATCTCCACACCTGGCCGGATGCACCCTGTGAGCTGCCACGTCCCCCCATTACCGCGCCTGGCCGGCTGCACCCTGTTTGCTGCCACGTCCCCCCATCTCCACGCCTGGCGTGATGCACCCTGTGAGCTGCCACGTCCCCCCATCTCCACTCCTGGCCAGCTGCACCCTGTGAGCTGCCACGTCCCCCATCTCCACACCTGGCCGGCTGCACCCTGTGAGCTGCCACGtcccccccatctccccgcccAGCTGCCACGTCCGCCCCTCCACGCCTGGCCGGCTGCACCCTGTGAGCTGCCAcgtcccccccatctccccacctaGCTGCTACGTCCACCCCTCCACGCCTGGCCGGCTGCACCCTGTGAGCTGCCACGtcccccccatctccccgcccagctgccactcccccatctccctgcccagctgccacGTCCGCCCCTCCACGCCTGGCCGGCTGCACCCTGTGAGCTGCCACGTCCCCCCAGCTCCACACCTGGCCAGCTGCACCCTGTGAGCTGCCACGTCCCCCCCATCTCCACACCTGGCCGGCTGCACCCTGTGAGCTGCCACGTCCCCCCATCTCCACACCTGGCTGGCTGCACCCTGTGAGCTGCCTCGtcccccccatctccccgcccAGCTGCCACGTCCGCCCCTCCACGCCTGGCCGGCTGCACCCTGTGAGCTGCCACGTCCCCCCCATCTCCCCGCGCTGCTGCTACGTCCACCTCTCCACGCCTGGCCGGCTGCACCCTGTGAGCTGCCACGtcccccccatctccccgcccAGCTGCCACTCCCCCCATCTCCCCGCTCAGCTGCCCCGTCCGCCCCTCCTCTCCTGGCCGGCTGCACCCTGTGAGCTGCCACGTCCCCCCATCTCCACACCTGGCCGGCTGCACCCTGTGAGCTGCCACGTCCCCCCCATCTCCACGGCCAGCTGCCACGTCCCCCCCATCTCCACGGCCAGCTGCCACGTCCCCCCATCTCCCCGCCCAGCTGCCACGTCCGCCCCTCCACGCCTGGCCGGCTGCACCCTGTGAGCTGCCAcgtcccccccatctcccctcccagctgctaCGTCCACCCCTCCACGCCTGGCCGGCTGCACCCTGTGAGCTGCCACGtcccccccatctccccgcccagctgccactcccccatctccCCGCCCAGCTGCCACGTCCGCCCCTCCACGCCTGGCCGGCTGCACCCTGTGAGCTGCCACGTCCCCCCATCTCCACACCTGGCCAGCTGCACCCTGTGAGCTGCcacatcccccacagctccacacCGAGCTGGCTGCGCCGTGGGTGGGAGCTGccacgccccccccacccccctgctgtgCTCTCTGCCCGGGACCCACATGCTGTTCTCCACATTGAGTCCCCGACCGGTTGGACAGGCTAGACCCAGGTCTGCTCCGGCCCATTCTGAAGGGAAGGAAATTgtccctccccaggagctggcatGGCACGGCCAGGCCTTCTCCAGAGCTGAGCCCTGGAGCccagctcctgggcccagcccagTGTGCAGGCACGGCCCTAACGCCTTCTCCGCTCTCAGCACTGCCCGTGATTTGGGTGACGCCCTGCTGGGGTCTGCTCTCCAGCCCACACCAtctgctccccctgcctgcccactcCCCTGCTCACATTCAGGCAGGCCCAGCCACATGGCGGCTGGAGCACCCTGTGCCAGACGATGGGGAGCAGGGCCCTAGGGCTGATGGGTCGCTCCCCACAGCAGGAGCCCTGCTGTGTGCTGGGCTGCAGGCCCAGGACTGGCTTTCGCCGCACACGCTACTCACCCGCCTGGCTTTGCTCTGGTACTTAACAGCCTTTTTGGTGTCAGACACAGCCCGCTCCACGTAGTCCACCGAGTGCTCAACGTTGTACTCAATGCGGTCAATCATCTCGCCCTGCGCAGCACGGGAGACACACAGACAGCCAAGCCAGAGCCACACAGCGAGGACACACAGACAGTGACACACATGAATTCCAGGCACCCgtcccccacctgctccccttaCTTGCCTGCTCTCATGCTGCACCATCTGCAGTGCACACCAGGGTCCTTCCTGGCCCTTTACACTCTATAGTGTGAACACAGGGGCTTCCCACTCCACCATGGTCACTGCTCCCCCTGCACAGGAAAGAGAGAGCGAGTGTGTGTGAGTCTCTCAACCTgcctcctgctgagccctgccctgcaCTCAGGGGCCTGGAGCCGGGCTGGGGGATGAAGAAATTCAGTGCCCAGGCTGTTTGCTAGTCCCCAGACCCAGCTGCTGCGTGGagctgtctgcactgcagctgccgGCTTCCTTGGaccccccagctccttgcccCACTGGACACTCCAGCTCCCACCAGTGGCCAGGGAGCTGCAGAACCCTACAGTGGCAAGGCCACAGGATGGGATGTCCAGGTGGTTTGGTACCCAAGTGATGTGCTCTGAGGCAGTCCCTTGGCAGACAAGTGGCCATGCTGTGCAAGGTGCCAGCGCAAAGACTGATCAGTTCCTGGCTGCGCggctcagcaggacaggcagATCCGCCTGCTTTGGTCTAAGCGACCCGGATGAATGGGCTGGCAGGGTTGTTTTCCCCGTCCGGGACTGGCCCGTCGGCGTAGGACTTTGGGACGTCAGGGTAACTTACTAGAGAAACTTTTGGCAATTGTCACCAAGGACTCACAACTCTACCAAGAAAGCAGGCCCCAGCAGCCGCAGCCACCGTAGAGCGGACATCGCACAGAGACAGGCACAAAAGCTACAGCCATGCATGGACAATCCCCACTGCACtactctgcaccccccccccccacggccacaaggagccagcccccctgctggCGGTGCTCTGCACCATAAGCTGGGACCGTGCAAACCCACAGCCTGGTCCCTGGGATTGGTGCTCTGGGCACCATTCAGCcatgaaattagacaaaggtttctaaccatcagaggagtgaagttctggaacagccttccaaggggagcagtggaggcaaaagacatatctggcttcaagactaagcttgagaagtttatggaggggatggaatGATGGGATAGATTAATTTTGGctattaattgatctttgattatcagcaggtaaatatgcccagtggtctgtgatgggatgttagatgggatggggtctgagttactacagagaattctttcctgggtgctggcgggtgagtcgcccacatgctcagggtttaactgatcgccatatttggggtcgggaaggaattttcctccagggcagattggcagaggccctggaggtttttcgccttcctctgcagcatggggcacgggtcacttgctggaggattctctgcagcttgaggtcttcaaaccacaatttgaggactttagtaactcagacataggtcaggggtttgttacaggagtgggtgggtgagattctgtggcctgcgttgtgcaggaggtgagactagatgatcataatgtcccttctgaccttaaagtctatgagtctatgagtctgcCAAGTTGCCAAGAGCAGAGCGAGGCCTGCCCTGATGGTGAGAGGTTCTGCTGGCTGCAAAGGCCAGgtctggggggttgtgggacagggCAGAAGAGAGACATGGCCGAGGTCCATTCCTGTCTGTAACAATGGAACCAGCCTGGGGCAGGCTGATCCCGGCCGGGAATCCTGTGCCCTCCGTCAGAGCGTCAGCAGTtacagcaggaggtgcagggtgggggaCTGCAATGGGGGTGCAATGTGGTCTGGGGGAAGGACGGGGCGTGTGCAGTGGGGCGATACTGCAGTGTCCTGTGTTAGCCCAGGCTGTCTGGTCTCCTGTTCCTTGCCTCTGAACCGGCTGGCCAGGATTCATTTGGGTCTATGGTGTTTTATATGGGAGAGGGAGCCCCCCTACATCCGCAGAGCCCCATCACCCTGCCCAAGGGCCTTGCATACGGCTTGTAGTGCCAACCTCAGCAAATTGGATAGGGAGGATGGCTCCTACCCTGCTATTGGTGCTTGGCCTATTAGAAGTGACCCGTGCACGAGGGAGGAAGGCGCCAGAGACTCGCTCAGGACGGGGCACCTCTGCTGTCCCTGCTGTgcatggggctggagcagggcatcccagcccccgccccccacggaGCCAAGAGACCGAGCGCCCGCCCAAGCTACTCCCTCAGGGCACAGAGGGGCCTTGCTATTGCTCAGCCTGCCCCGGAGCCAGGGCCCTGCCCGTGGAACCGGAGGCTGGCCTGGCCCCGACGCAGCCCCAAGTCAGGGCGAGCAGAAAAGTCCCTGCTCCACGCCCGCGTGAAGGCTCTCGGCAGCTATTTAACGGCTCAGGCTGAAAGGACCAGGGAGAATGAGGGCAGCAGGGTCGGTGCCTGGCCGCAGGGCGCGGGTTCGATACGCTCCTGAGCCACTTCCACTGAACCGTTCACACTCCAGAtactcccctctctgcccccccagctcttcaacccccccagcactggataccccccccagctcctcaccccccccagcactggatacccccctccctgcccccccagctcctcacccccccagcactggatacccccctccctgcccccccagctcctcacccccccagcactggatacccccctctctgccccccccagctcttcaACCCCCGCAGCACTGGAtatcccccccagctcctcacccctcccagcactggatacccccctccctgccccccagctcctcacccccccagcactggatacccccctcactgcccccccagcactggataccccccctcactgccccccagctcctcacccccccagcactggatacccccctcactgcccccccagcattggatacccccctccctgccccccagctcctcacccccccagcactggaTATCCCCTCCAGCTCCTCACACCTCCCAGCACTGgatacccccctccctgccccccagctcctcacccccccagcactggatacccccctccccggcccccccgctccccaacccccccccccccagcactggatactcccctccctgccccccccagctcctcacccccccagcactggataccccctccctgcccccccagctcctcacccccccagcactggttatcccctccagctcctcacccacccccagcactggatatcccccccagctcctcacccccccagcactggatacccccctccctgcccccccagctcctcacccccccagcactgtatcccccctcactgcccccccagctcctcaccacccccagctctggatATCCCCTCCCGCTCCTATCCCCCATATAACTGGATACCCCCCTACCTTCCCCCACTCTCCTGAACACCCCAGCTCTGGATAccaccctcactgccccccccagctcctcacccccccagcactggatatcccctccagctcctcaccccccccagaactggatacccccctccctgccccccagctcctcaccccccccagcactggatGCCCCCCTCACTGCCAccccagctcctcacccccccagcactggataccccccctcactgcccccccagctcctcacccccccagaactggatcccccctccctgcccctccagctcctcacccccccagcactggatacccccctcactgcccccccagctcctccacccccccagcactggaTATCCCCCTCAcggcccctcctgctccccaccccccccagctctggaTATCCCCTCccgctcctcacccccccccccgcagcactggatatcccctccagctcctcacccccccagcactggatacccccctcactgcccccccagctcctcacccgCCCAGCACTGGATaccccccctcactgcccccccagctcctcacccccccagaactggatcccccctccctgccccccagctcctcaccccccccaccactggataccccccaccccgccccccccgctcctcACCACACCATCACTGGAtacccccctcactgcccccccagcactggatacccccctcactgcacccccagctcctcacccccccagcactggatactcctctccctgccccaccccaggtcctcaaccccccccagcactggataccccccctccctgcccccccagctcctcaccctcccagcactggatacccccctcccttccccgacagctcctcacccccccagcactggataccccccctccctgcccccccagctcgtCACCCCCCCAGGACTGGATacccccctccctacccctccagctcctcacccccccagcactggaTACCCCCCCTCCCTACTCCTccagctcctcacccccccagcactggataccccccctccctgcccccccagctcctcacccccccagcactggatactcccctcccagtccccccagctcctcaaccccccccccagcactggataccccccctccctgcccacacccgccccatcccagccctTCAGCCCCCCATCACACACTGGAACACCCCATCCCAATGGGCTAACAGCTACCCCTCTGCCTGAGGTCAGGGAGCGAGGGAATGGGGGCATCCCACAATGAGACGTGGGGCAGGACTGGTCCCAGTCAAGTGCCTGACGTGTCCTACATCCCAAGAGCTGGGAACGCTCCCTGCTCCTCATCCCAGCAGCGCCCCGTGCCCCAGCTGCCCCGCAGGGCGATCAGCGAGCAAAGGCAGGCAGCAAAGTGGTTCCAGCAAGAGCCCTGCAATCCACTCATGACCCCTTGGGCAAGCCACTCGGCTCCTCCTTGCCTCGCTTTCCCCAGCTGGGAAGAGGGGCATTCCCCCAGGGCAGTAACAATGTATGGCGCATGCTGCAGGTGGCCTCAGCAATGGGCTTGTGTGGCAATGCAGCACCCTCCTGCGCGGACGACTGGTGTCACAGGGCCAGCAGGCCAGGCCCCCAGCGTGTGGGAGATCCAGGACAGTCccacaatggggggggggggggctggaaccTCCCACTGAGACACCCCCAGCCTTGCTTTGGTGTCACCAGAAGTGCCTGGCTGTGGGCGGCAGTGGTGCTGGGGTTAGCGGCAGGCAGCTGGAGTCCTGGCTGCTCTCCTGGGCGTGTGAAACACTCCCGAGGCAGTGCCAGCTGCGCGGGGTCCCGCTGGGTAGGGGACATGGCTTGGGGCAGCTTTGCCCTCAGCTCTGACTCCCAATCAAAGCAGTGAGAGCTCAGCACCAGGTGAGGGGGTGGGTCAGCCTGGATCCTCTGCATGGAGCAGTGTCCCCTCACACGCCATCCCAGGCTGggcacagctagggtgaccagacagcaagtgtgaaatagcgggacgggggtgggggagcccatgtgaaaaaaagccccaaatattgggactttccctataaaatcgggacatctggtccccctaggCACAGCCCACACTCTGCAGGGGGCTCCCTGGGGGCCAGCAGGAGACAAACGGAACTACCCGCCCAGCCCCAAATCCCCCCCGCGCTGTCAgagccctgagccagccaggtgaCGAGTGGAGAAGGGAATTGCTGGAACATCTCCAGAGGCAGAGGCAGGCTTCTGGCGCACTGGGGCACCGGCTTGAAGTCTGCCCTGGGTTGCTAGTTCTGAGACGTTCCGCACAGCTAGGGAGGGCTGAGCAGGCTGCCAAGGGGCCAGTGTCCTGCAGCTCCACGGCTCTGGCGCCAGGCTCCTTCTCTGGGGGGGATTCTTTCTCcgggagctgcctggctgcaatggcacctgccccccatggccccacccctctgcagcccGGCTGCAAAGGCTCAGGCAGGTGGACTGGCCTCACTCTCCACCACCTCAAGGTACCCGTGCGCTGCCGTCCCAGAGGAGCTGGAGTGACTGGTGCCCAGCATTCCCGGGATCCTGCCCCTCCTCACTGctggtccctgggctggggaggcatcacacacacacgcaggaaGCACAGGCCATGCAGACGAGAGCATGCAGATGTCTGGCCCACACCAGGGCATGCACGTTACCTGTTGGTTGAGACACGCTCATCCAAGGGGTTGGCGGCAGCATGTCAGGCAAGAAGAGGGGTCAGGAAGGGGCCTACGAGAGCAGGCCAGGTTCACAGGCTCTGCCAGGAAGCCCAGGCCTAGTGCTACATGCTCACTGCGCAAGGAAGCTGGCTGGGCTTGTTTGCCTGCTGCTGCAGAGAGCGCAGTGTGAGCCCCTGTAGGAGGACATGCTCTGGGGCCTATCCCCACGGGCACCtccctctgggctcccagcctggGGTCCAGAGCCACGGGGTCGGAAACCCATTTACAGAAGGTTCCTGGAGAGGGACTCCAGGAGCAGACAGGCCTCTCTGcgaggtcaccacctccctgcCCACGTACAGCACCTAGTGCCCCAAGGTCCTTCcattcctctccccccagggccctgcctcgCCGCCCCCAGCGCCCCGTCTGGGACCTGCTAGCACCCGGCAGGCTCTGAAGCCATGGTGGCGCGCAGGGATCATTCGgacaatgggggagggggtgccccACATCATCTCCCTTGCCCCACATGGCCACCTGGAAGAGAAGGGAccaattccagccctggggcagcagctgagaCTCTGCAGAAGTCAGTGGCAAGTGCCTGCTTGCAGCGGGGCTGGACGTGGGGCACATATTCCCTGCCAGGGTGCATGGGTCAGAGCAaagccctccacccccatctccccagcagTGGGCAGGGCACTAGAGGGGAGGAGAGTCACGCCTAAGGCCCAAGTGCCCTCCCTTGGAGCAGACAGggtctgtctctgctgctgcacCTGGCAGGGGGCCTAAGGCCCAGCAGAAGCTgcatggcccctgcccccaccgaCCTGGCTCTCCACCAACATGGCCATGTCCATGAACATGTCATGCAGCTCCCGGATGCTGTTCTCCAGCTTGATGATCTCGCTGTGCCGCGTCTCGATCTCATTCAGTGCCTGCTTGGTGATGTTGGAATCCATGATGATCTGCCAGGAGAACGAGAGACAGGGACCATTCCTGGGGGTGGCTCAGCCAGAAGGGAGTGCCCTCCTGGGCACAGGCGCCATGCGCCATTCCCAGGGCACTAGGCCGGGCAGGTTCCTTAGCCATGTCGAGGTGCAACGGCAGGTGCAGAGACACTAGGGTCGGGTACCTAGCCGCATGCAGGTGTTACTGCAGTGACTGTGTCCACAGGCTGCCCAGACATCACATGTAGCCTAGGGCACATGGGCAGACAGGGCTGGAGTTGGCTCCCACAACCAGGTGTCGTTCTGGGGCCAGGACCATGTGTGATGCCAGGGCTTGGTGACGCTGTCCCACAGCACAAAGCTGGATGCGCTCCCCCGAACGCTCTCGAGCTGCTCCCACGAGAGACGCTGACCCCCTCTGCACTGAGCTGGGCTTCTGCCTCCTTTCCCTGCGGGGAGCTGAAGGCTTGGAGCCTCCTCACTGTGGTGCTAGTGGATGGGATGTGGGGCATAGAACCCTGCCAGCCTGTTCGTG
The Mauremys mutica isolate MM-2020 ecotype Southern chromosome 19, ASM2049712v1, whole genome shotgun sequence genome window above contains:
- the STX1A gene encoding syntaxin-1A isoform X7, whose protein sequence is MSDIKKTANKVRSKLKSIEQSIEQEEGLNRSSADLRIRKTQVSCDEVMFSYGLHCALLHSTLSRKFVEVMSEYNATQSDYRERCKGRIQRQLEITGRTTTSEELEDMLESGNPAIFSSGIIMDSNITKQALNEIETRHSEIIKLENSIRELHDMFMDMAMLVESQGEMIDRIEYNVEHSVDYVERAVSDTKKAVKYQSKARRVSSVCGESQSWACSPAHSRAPAVGSDPSALGPCSPSSGTGCSSRHVAGPA